The window GTTGTGGGAGCATGAGATGCAGACTGGGGTACACGGGTTGACTGTGCAGCAAGGGCTGTGAGACGAGCACTTGGAACACGGCCTTCATAAGAAGTATTCATACGGTTGTAACAGTCAATGGCAGAGTGACCATTACGACGACAAATCTGACAGCGAAGTGGTGGACGATCAGACGAAGAGGGACCTGCACCAAGAATACCGCCATGGGGACGTCCTGGATTAGGAGCAGCAGCAACATGTGGGCGAGCCTGATTGCCACTATGAGGATGGACAGCACCACGGCCTCCACCACGGGTAAAGCCTGCATGAGCAGTCTGCCGACGTCCACGATTAGCAAACATGGCAGTCAAGACAGGAGTGTCTCCAGACAAATTGAAGGTAAGGTGACGAGCTTCAGCACTGAGCAGCAATGCTTCCAAAGCAGCATACGAAATAGGATTTTCTCGGGCTTGAATGGAGGCGACTGTGTTCTCATACAGTGGTCCAACATTATTCAGGATCGTGGCAATTAAGTCCGAGTCAGCAATGGGAGAACCAGATAAGGCTAACTGATCAGCCAAGGTGTTGAGTTTGTCCAAATAATCGGCAATACTGAGATCACCACGCCGGAGATTGAGAAGTTCCCCGCGAAGTTGAATAACACGATTGTGGGAGGAAGGTGCATATCGGTCCTGTAAAGCCTTCCAGGCCTCGGCAGCACTAACACATTTGACGACAACATGCATAacaggaggagagagagaactaGTCAGCCATGATAGAACCATCTGGTCAATTTGGATCCAAGGTTCGAAGAGAGGATTGATGGTGTCAGTGAGCTGACCATCATCATTCAGTTGATGAGCAGAAGGGCACTGAGAAGTGCTATCAACATATGGCATCAAACTGCGACTGCGAAGAAGGGGAACAAACTGGGCACGCCACAAGGGATAATTATGGCAATCAAGTTTGAGAGGGAGAAATGCAGAAACGTTAGTGAGGGCAgcggaagaagacattgtatgTGAAAGAGAAATATGTCGTAAGACTTGGAAAAGGGATGATACCATAAAAGAATTGTGCTCGGTTATTTGagcttcttttcattttctgtttATATAGATCTTTACAAGTATAGTTAATTAGAACTTTACAGGTGTTTCTGCATCTGAGTGTGGGCAGCATTGTTTAATACATGCGTGGGCAGCTTTGCTTGCCCATTTGTTTAATGCATGCGTGGGCAGCATTGCAGAGTCATTCACATGGCTTGGTCTGAGTATGGGCAGCATTGTTTAATGCATGCGTGGGCAGCTTTGCAGAGTCATTCACATGGCTTGGCAGCTTTGCAGAGTCTTTGACATGGCTTGGTTTATCATACTTATCCTATGGGCAAAAGGGCATGGCCCTAACTAACTATGGTCCATATTGGCGGCAAGTAAGGAAGCTTTGCACCCAGCAGCTTCTTTGTCCGTCAAAAATTGAGTCTTTTtctccgttgaggagggaggaggTGGGGTTGTTGGTTCAGTCGCTTAAGAAGGCCGCAAAGGCAGGTGAGGTGGTGGATCTGAGTAATAAGGTTGGTGAGCTAGTAGAGAACATAATATATAGGATGATATTGGGGAGCCAAaatgatgatttgtttgatgtcAAGGGAATTGTTAAGGAGATCGTGTCCTTGATAGGGTCATTTAATATTGGTGATTATGTGCCTTTCCTTAGTCCATTTGATCTTCAGGTAAAAATATTTCTCTTTAGTCTTTACCAACTTAATTGTTATATTGAATATCTTCTAATGTCATAAATGAAAGGACTATATATTTACACTGTTCTAAAATTTTCGTTTAGCGCTGCATAGGCGTTAGGTGGCTGGTCACCATTCCGATTAATCCATAGGGtttagaaaattaagaaagggtgcCTAAACAAGTCTAGGGGCCTGCCTAGACCCATCAAGGCACCCACTTAAGTCACgactctcacttagacagaaaatatatgactttaattttgcattttattgtttttaatatATTGTAAGAGGTACTTGGATGAACCGTCATTATATTCTAGTTCCTCATGCTTCCAATATGTTCTAAGACTTTCTACTCTAtatttcattctatttttcaatttatgtatctcaatacaattatgtattgtTTAAGTATAAACATGCATTTATCTATATAATATACAATAAGTTTACTTAAATTCGCCTAGTCCACCTAGGCCCCCACCTAGCCGCCGAAGCGCTAAGCCTCAATCCGCCGCCCGACTAATGCCTAGCTTCTTTTAAAACCTTGTATATTTATCCAATGATATATGTCTTTTATTGAAGGGTTAATTACGCATTACTACCCAACCATTAGAGGTGGAGTAAtattagagagactaaatttgtagataaaattttgtaCTCAAAATGTcataaaagttgatgattggattattacctCAGTGTTCATTAACATGTAATTTAATATTGGTAACGCATcgtttaatttacaaatttaatctgcCTAACATTACTCTTAGAGGTGATTCCAAATTGTCCCTAACTTTTTAAATATTCCAAATAATTacctaatattttaaaaattagacATCCGTTGTGACACTAAGAGTGAAGTGACAATTTTCCagtgttaagtgatgatgtcaTTAATATATGTGGACAAAAGTTAGTTTTCATTTCAGTCTCTCGTCTAATAGCTCCTGCTAGTCATATCACCCGACCAACTTTTCTTCATCTCAGGGATTAACCAAACGCGCGAAGAGAACTAGGGCGACAGCCGACCAACTTTTCGAAAAGATAATTGGAGAACATGAACAGGTTGCTAAGAGTGGGCAATTCCAGTATCATCATCATAAAGACTTTGTGGACGTGCTGCTCTCACTAATGAATCAACCATTAAACCCTAACGACAAGCAAGCCTACATGATTGACCGAACAAATGTGAAAGCCATCTTAGTCGACATGATTACGGGTGCCTTCGACACTTCATCTAACGCAATCGTTTGGAGCCTCGCAGAACTCTTGAGACACCCAAGGGTAATGAAGCATCTCCAACAAGAGCTTCGAACTGTGATCGGGATGGACCAGATGGTGGAAGAGAATGATTTACCAAGGTTTCGTTACTTAAATATGGTGGTCATGGAGAGCTTTAGACTACACCCAGCTGGATCGTTGCTAATCCCTCGTGAATCCATGCAGGACAATACAATCGATGGATATTACATACCTAAGAAATCGAGAATCCTAACTGTAGAATTTTTTATGTGTATTTCATATCAaaacaattacaagatgaaacattatataggaaaagaaagagaacataagcctaacttgcctaacttgcctaacttgcctaacttgcctaatttcctaacttgcctaacttgcctaatttacacaaagaaggttgactagcctaacttcactagtcatccaacatgtttatttcatgcatgcattttaacaaaagatatgaCTTGCATGCATTCCAACACTCCCGCTCAAGCTGGATCGAGGGGATTCCTTGAGCCAAGCTTGGACAGAATGCGCATGAACTGAACCGTAGGAAGAGGTTTAGTAAAAATAACGCTTTGCTTCTTGCTGCGCCATGTTACCAAATTCCCACTtgaaatggcttcgtgccgcaaacaaacagtaatggcttcgtgccgcaaacaaacaaacttgaaATGGCTTCGTGCTGCAAACAAACAGtaatggcttcgtgccgcaaacaaacaaacttgaaatggcttcgtgccgcaaacaaagaataatggctggcttcgtgccgcaaacAAAGAATAATGGCTTCGTGCCACAAACTTGAACAACGTTAGGTAGAGCTAAAGCATCCATCGAGCTCTCAGCTTCATAATGTTCTccagccatcttggcttagagtaaatgttctccagccatcttggcttagagtaaaTGTTCTTcagccatcttggcttagagtaaaagttctccagccatcttggcttagagtaaatgttctccagccatcttggcttagagtaaaAGAAACTTAGCGGAAACGATCAACAGAGCATCCATCGAGCACTCAGCTTCATAATGTTCTccagccatcttggcttagagtaaaAGAAACTTAGCGGAAACGATCAACAGAGCCAGGAATTTAGagttcctgctctgataccatgtagaattttttatgtgtatttcatatcaaaacaattacaagatgaaacattatataggaaaagaaagagaacataagcctaacttgcctaacttgcctaacttgtctaatttcctaacttgcctaacttgcctaatttacacaaagaaggttgactagcctaacttcactagtcatccaacatgtttatttcatgcatgcattttaacaaaagatatgaCTTGCATGCATTCCAACACTAACAAACACTTGGGCTATTGGGAGAGATCCCAATGTTTGGTCGGATAATGTGCAACAATTTTACCCTGAAAGGTTTATAAATAGCAATGTTGACGTCCTGGGACATGACTTCCAGCTTCTACCATTCGGGTCTGGC is drawn from Malus domestica chromosome 14, GDT2T_hap1 and contains these coding sequences:
- the LOC103415354 gene encoding cytochrome P450 CYP736A12-like, which encodes MTPSAIVILLLFLTFLWYLIYILTFGFRRSKHQGILPPGPTTLPIIGNLHMLGNFPYRSLQHLAKKYGPIMSIRLGFIPTIVVSSPKAAELFLKTHDSVFASRPTLEVCEYLSYGQKGMALTNYGPYWRQVRKLCTQQLLCPSKIESFSPLRREEVGLLVQSLKKAAKAGEVVDLSNKVGELVENIIYRMILGSQNDDLFDVKGIVKEIVSLIGSFNIGDYVPFLSPFDLQGLTKRAKRTRATADQLFEKIIGEHEQVAKSGQFQYHHHKDFVDVLLSLMNQPLNPNDKQAYMIDRTNVKAILVDMITGAFDTSSNAIVWSLAELLRHPRVMKHLQQELRTVIGMDQMVEENDLPRFRYLNMVVMESFRLHPAGSLLIPRESMQDNTIDGYYIPKKSRILTNTWAIGRDPNVWSDNVQQFYPERFINSNVDVLGHDFQLLPFGSGRRGCPGIQLGLTTVRLALANLVHRFNWDLPSDLLPEDVDMAETFGMAPSKAQHLLAVPTYRLETN